One Nymphaea colorata isolate Beijing-Zhang1983 unplaced genomic scaffold, ASM883128v2 scaffold0642, whole genome shotgun sequence DNA segment encodes these proteins:
- the LOC116245329 gene encoding uncharacterized protein LOC116245329: MAKSKKNLNPDEPVLEETTSDPQEVAHRVSNMEISEHTINRLGNLEREFSQYRRDMDKAENHRRRDIERQFGELHKDLAVMRRNQQNEMDEVRAMFRVLTSNQQQGTERATQGPNTRPDKGKGLLVAPNYQTDTEVDPNNISHIGMSTEGGRRNTMAPPQGRHQQDAYDDRTPRAPRFGHHSQNRVELTSEGEQDESPARQRRGSRFHQRQEERRTPSVRYEFPKFNGEHLREWLFMAERYFLCHHVPEAEWIEIATANMTGEATTHYLWFNHNNEEQTWEKYKASLQLQFGDSTFIDYDEDLKNLVQTTTVPTYKRQFERLASMVRWPEKALIGAFKGGLRNDIKREMKIHHFEKLEECIAMARLYEERIEERRAEKKAHKFDKQRKRSSYPSASRNTRKEIVPFKRGNEPRPYQNSNQGQGKKPPLRYLTPQQIEEYRRKGLCYRCEGKWDKYHKCPAYFRVQVISDEESSSCTDSDSSSSASYESSSSSSEEEVVQKRRIKKTEKKKEVAKEETPAKEEKPTEAESLQSMQDPNKPNSFRVFGRINGKKILILLDNGATRNFLTEEAAKKCKVPLESSSPQTIVVGGGLRLKFLNEGKNMEVVIKKKPFKIDFLVIPLDGVDLILGMPWFFTLGIISWDVKNFSMTFTPDGEDEPMTLQGITSTTRPKAALRAIEADQPACWVMALATDVPSREEHEEIVPPRIQSVLDRYEDLFEEPKGLPPPRSYDHRIVMTQGAEPVNVRPYRYGYNQKAEIERLVKEMLESGIVQPSSSPFSSPVLLVKKKDNTWRFCIDYRALNEATVKDRHPIPVIDELLDELAGATIFSKIDLRAGYHQIRMCKDDVPKTAFRTHDGHYEFLVMPFGLTNAPATFQRCMNDVFRQYLRDFILVFFDDILIYSQTEELHEKHLATALQVLRDNQLYAKRSKCSFGQPSIGYLGHIV; this comes from the coding sequence ATGGCCAAGTCGAAGAAAAACTTGAACCCCGACGAGCCCGTGCTTGAGGAAACCACTTCGGACCCTCAAGAAGTCGCTCATAGGGTTTCCAACATGGAGATATCCGAGCATACTATCAACCGTCTTGGCAACCTTGAGCGAGAATTCAGCCAGTACCGTCGAGACATGGATAAGGCCGAAAACCATAGACGGAGGGATATAGAGAGACAATTCGGCGAACTCCACAAAGACTTAGCCGTAATGAGGAGGAACCAACAGAACGAAATGGATGAAGTACGAGCAATGTTTAGGGTTCTAACCTCAAACCAGCAACAAGGTACAGAGAGGGCTACTCAGGGCCCGAATACACGCCCAGACAAGGGTAAGGGTTTGTTAGTTGCACCAAActatcaaaccgacactgaggtcGATCCCAATAACATCTCTCATATTGGGATGAGTACAGAAGGAGGTCGGCGCAATACCATGGCGCCTCCTCAAGGCAGGCATCAACAGGATGCCTACGATGATAGGACTCCCCGAGCACCACGATTTGGACACCATAGCCAAAACCGAGTAGAGCTCACGTCCGAAGGGGAGCAAGACGAGTCTCCAGCTCGTCAAAGAAGAGGGTCTCGATTCCACCAAAGGCAAGAAGAGCGACGGACACCCTCAGTCCGATATGAGttccctaagttcaatggggaaCACTTGAGAGAATGGCTCTTCATGGCAGAGCGGTACTTCCTTTGTCACCACGTTCCCGAGGCAGAATGGATTGAGATAGCTACGGCCAACATGACCGGAGAAGCTACAACGCATTATTTGTGGTTTAAccacaataatgaagaacaaacCTGGGAAAAGTATAAGGCCAGTCTCCAACTCCAATTTGGGGACTCAACATTTATTGATTACGATGAGGACTTAAAGAATTTGGTCCAGACCACTACCGTGCCAACCTACAAAAGGCAGTTCGAGCGCCTAGCTAGCATGGTAAGGTGGCCTGAAAAGGCCCTCATCGGCGCTTTTAAAGGAGGCCTTAGAAATGATATAAAGCGGGAAATGAAAATTCACCACTTTGAAAAGTTGGAAGAATGCATAGCCATGGCCCGTCTCTACGAAGAGAGAATCGAGGAAAGAAGAGCCGAGAAAAAGGCTCATAAGTTTGATAAACAGAGGAAACGAAGCTCCTATCCCTCTGCTTCTCGCAATACTCGAAAGGAGATAGTTCCCTTCAAAAGAGGGAACGAACCACGGCCCTACCAGAACTCCAATCAAGGGCAGGGCAAGAAACCGCCCCTACGCTACCTCACGCCTCAACAAATTGAGGAATACAGACGCAAAGGTCTGTGCTATAGGTGTGAGGGTAAATGGGATAAGTATCACAAGTGCCCAGCCTACTTCAGGGTACAAGTGATAAGCGATGAAGAATCAAGCTCGTGTACAGATAGTGACTCATCCTCCAGCGCTTCATACGAGTCCAGCTCGTCCTCTTCAGAGGAAGAGGTAGTTCAAAAGCGCAGAATTAAAAAGaccgagaagaaaaaagaagtagCCAAGgaagagactcccgccaaagaGGAGAAACCCACAGAGGCCGAGTCTCTTCAATCGATGCAAGACCCAAACAAGCCCAATTCATTTCGAGTGTTTGGGAGGATCAACGGCAAGAAGATCCTCATTTTGTTGGACAATGGGGCCACACGAAACTTCCTAACTGAGGAAGCAGCTAAAAAGTGTAAGGTGCCCCTCGAATCCAGCTCACCCCAAACAAtagtcgtgggagggggtcTAAGGCTGAAATTCCTTAACGAAGGGAAGAACATGGAAGTCGTCATCAAGAAAAAGCCcttcaaaattgatttcttgGTTATTCCACTCGATGGAGTGGATTTGATTCTCGGAATGCCCTGGTTTTTTACCTTGGGTATCATATCATGGGACGTGAAGAACTTTAGCATGACCTTCACGCCCGACGGAGAAGATGAGCCGATGACCTTACAAGGCATCACGAGCACTACACGTCCCAAGGCTGCCTTACGAGCTATAGAGGCAGaccaaccagcgtgttgggtgATGGCACTAGCTACGGATGTGCCATCTAGAGAGGAGCACGAAGAGATTGTGCCTCCACGGATACAGTCGGTGTTGGACCGATATGAGGATTTGTTCGAGGAGCCAAAAGGACTACCTCCTCCTCGTTCCTACGACCATCGAATCGTGATGACCCAAGGGGCCGAACCAGTCAACGTGCGGCCCTACAGATATGGGTATAACCAGAAGGCCGAAATAGAGCGTCTGGTTAAGGAGATGTTAGAGAGTGGCATAGTTCAGCCAAGCAGcagtcctttttcttctccagtCTTGCtcgtgaagaagaaggacaataCATGGCGCTTTTGTATTGATTACCGCGCCCTGAACGAAGCCACGGTGAAGGATAGGCACCCTATACCTGTCATCgatgagttgttggatgagCTAGCCGGGGCGACCATATTCTCCAAGATAGACTTGAGAGCCGGCTACCATCAAATCAGAATGTGTAAGGATGACGTCCCCAAAACGGCATTCAGGACACATGATGGGCACTACGAATTCCTCGTTATGCCCTTCGGTCTAACTAATGCACCGGCAACATTTCAAAGGTGCATGAACGATGTCTTTCGTCAATACCTCCGAGATTTTATATTGGTCTTCTTTGACGACATTCTAATATATAGTCAGACAGAGGAATTGCATGAGAAACACCTTGCAACAGCTCTTCAGGTGCTACGTGATAACCAACTGTATGCAAAAcggtccaaatgcagctttggacaaccgaGCATTGGTTATCTTGGGCACATCGTGTGa